Proteins from a single region of Heterodontus francisci isolate sHetFra1 chromosome 29, sHetFra1.hap1, whole genome shotgun sequence:
- the LOC137346336 gene encoding uncharacterized protein yields the protein MIDNIPWFCVVKSAFYILPVWMVYLWLDTILTPLAAFFLILFFNALTIRHIVVTNRVRRGFREKSKDPEIESRRKSIILLLAISGSFILLWILISICQISVQFTENQFYQSDYNDPFTIMEQTGFMLQRLSSCTNTVIYAVAQTKFRDELKNIIKYPFTRMIKIGSVQPLYRGILFLLFNILLKTKFSICPGGTVASRAVNRFGETQREM from the exons ATGATTGATAACATACCATGGTTCTGTGTTGTAAAATCTGCATTCTATATTTTGCCCGTTTGGATGGTTTACTTGTGGCTTGACACTATTTTAACCCCACTTGCTGCATTTTTCTTAATTTTGTTCTTCAATGCTCTGACCATCAGACACATTGTAGTGACCAATAGAGTCAGGAGGGGATTCCGGGAAAAGAGCAAAGATCCAGAGATAGAGAGCCGCAGAAAGTCCATCATATTACTGCTCGCTATTTCGGGCAGTTTTATCTTGTTATGGATTCTaatctccatctgtcagatttctgTACAATTTACGGAAAATCAATTTTACCAAAGTGATTACAATGACCCTTTCACCATCATGGAACAGACCGGATTCATGCTCCAGCGTttgagttcctgcaccaacacggttATTTATGCAGTGGCACAGACCAAATTCAGAGATGAGTTAAAGAATATTATTAAATATCCCTTTACCCGGATGATTAAg ATTGGATCTGTCCAACCACTCTACAGAGGCATATTGTTCCTGCTGTTTAATATACTACTGAAAACCAAGTTCTCTATTTGCCCTGGCGGAACTGTGGCCAGCAGAGCTGTCAACAGATTTGGAGAGACTCAAAGAGAAATGTGA
- the LOC137345864 gene encoding probable G-protein coupled receptor 139: MECLNKLEINRNEKRIIQNLYWIKQGNLVAIVILSRGRCGLSKCITHYLVAMAAADLFVIIFDVIFSEINDMYFSYSFLDYTPVCSLNIALVFAAIDCSVWLTVAFTFDRFIAICCQRLRERYCTERTAAIVTVAVFGLSFVENIPIYFENEHLEIIDNIAWFCNVKSSLSNLPIWVAYFFFDITLTPFAPFVLIVLLNAVTIRYIMRANRLRRGFRRNNNNENHSDPEMENRRKSIILLLAISSCFILLWMVTFVYSVCTQFAGIQFMLTDYNDPFAIMEHTGYMLQCLSSCTNTFIYAVAQAKFREELKHIIKYPLTLSSWLQKIET, encoded by the exons atggagtgcttaaacaaactagaaatcaACAGAAATGagaaaaggataattcagaatctatattggatTAAG CAAG GTAATctagtggcgattgtgattctgtcccgTGGGAGATGCGGACTTTCTAAATGTATCACtcattacctggtggccatggcagcggcagatctattCGTGATAATATTCGATGTAATATTTTCTGAGATTAATGACATGTATTTCTCATATTCGTTCTTGGATTACACTCCCGTTTGCAGTCTCAATATCGCCTTGGTTTTTGCAGCCATTGATTGCTCTGTCTGGTTAACTgttgctttcacttttgatcgattcaTTGCCATATGTTGCCAGAGATTGAGAGAAAGATATTGCACTGAAAGAACCGCAGCCATAGTTACAGTGGCTGTGTTTGGACTGAGTTTtgtagaaaatattccaatttactTTGAAAACGAACACTTGGAAATTATTGACAACATTGCGTGGTTCTGCAATGTAAAATCAAGCCTGTCTAATTTGCCTATATGGGTAGCATACTTCTTCTTTGACATTACATTAACACCCTTTGCACCATTTGTGCTGATTGTGTTACTCAATGCTGTAACCATCAGGTACATTATGCGGGCCAATAGATTGAGAAGAGGATTCCGGAGAAATAACAATAATGAGAatcacagtgatccagagatggagaaccgaaggaaatcgATCATATTACTGCTGGCCATTTCTAgctgttttatactgttatggatggtaACTTTTGTATATTCTGTATGTACACAATTTGCAGGCATTCAGTTTATGCTCACAGATTATAATGATCCATTTGCCATTATGGAGCACACTGGATATATGCTTCAGTGTTTGAGTtcatgcacaaacacatttatctaTGCAGTAGCTCAGGCTAAATTTAGAGAGGAATTGAAGCATATTATTAAATATCCATTGACTCTAAGTTCGTGGCTTCAAAAAATTGAAACTTAA